A genomic window from Candidatus Kouleothrix ribensis includes:
- a CDS encoding VCBS repeat-containing protein, which yields MAYPRLRTPSPLLVLALVLALTTLLSASVTATTPTITAAPTVHAGFPLSLNGALVRYGSVALGDVNGDGVSDIVVGASDGKVHAYTGGGSKLWEYDTGNMAIESKPAIADVDGDGKNEVIVSAGSTFTGLNSGAGVYVLRNTGALRCAFTATNDFDGNHVPDGVYSSPAVADLDGNGQLEIVFGGYDAQVRIIDNNCTALKGRFVYDTIWSSPAIADLNGDGKPEIIIGVDSHIDPGKKTLDGGILHVYDSNLIDIAGFPKQIDEVIYSSPVIGDINADGKLDIIVGTGRCYNNVPACAPGGRVHPGVGEYINAWDASGNPLPGWPRAIPGQFAFASPALANMDNDPEPEVIINTTEVKDGLQTPPDGWVHVFNGDGTELAGWPKKPLIPAGASGTISWSSNASPVVADVDGDGSVEVFLPCNYDIVGWNKTGTQLTRTTIPPQAGQWALNTEFTVNGAPAIGDIDGDGKLELVAAGVRSNQSTGGLYAWDFDGGATAAALPWPSFRRSANNNALLIAPGLRAADSDVTLLLEPNQSRTITLALSDLAGGAIGWSAGDNQAWLTPSPGNGSTPGTITITVSSAGKAVGSYDGTVTLSSSVNNLSISVHMVVVAQLSEVFVPLSQR from the coding sequence ATGGCGTATCCACGTCTTCGCACACCATCGCCGCTACTGGTTCTGGCCCTGGTACTGGCGCTCACAACGCTCTTATCCGCATCAGTTACGGCCACCACGCCCACCATCACGGCAGCCCCCACGGTTCACGCCGGCTTCCCGCTCTCGCTCAACGGCGCGCTCGTGCGCTACGGCTCGGTCGCGCTTGGCGACGTGAACGGCGACGGCGTGAGCGACATCGTGGTTGGCGCGAGCGACGGCAAGGTGCATGCCTACACCGGCGGCGGCAGCAAGCTCTGGGAATACGACACCGGCAACATGGCGATCGAGAGCAAGCCGGCGATTGCCGATGTCGATGGCGACGGCAAGAACGAGGTGATCGTCAGCGCCGGCAGCACCTTCACCGGCCTGAACAGCGGCGCCGGCGTGTATGTGCTGCGCAACACCGGCGCGCTGCGCTGCGCCTTCACCGCCACCAACGACTTCGACGGCAACCATGTGCCCGACGGCGTGTACAGCTCGCCGGCAGTGGCCGACCTAGACGGCAACGGCCAGCTCGAGATCGTGTTCGGCGGCTACGACGCGCAGGTGCGGATCATCGACAACAACTGCACCGCCCTGAAGGGCCGCTTCGTCTACGACACGATCTGGTCGTCGCCGGCAATTGCCGACCTCAACGGCGACGGCAAGCCCGAGATCATCATCGGCGTCGACTCGCATATCGACCCCGGCAAGAAGACGCTCGACGGCGGCATCCTACACGTCTACGACAGCAACCTGATCGACATTGCCGGCTTCCCCAAGCAGATCGACGAGGTGATCTACTCATCGCCAGTGATTGGCGACATCAACGCCGACGGCAAGCTCGACATTATTGTCGGCACCGGGCGCTGCTACAACAACGTGCCGGCCTGCGCACCGGGCGGGCGCGTCCACCCCGGCGTTGGCGAGTACATCAACGCCTGGGATGCCAGCGGCAACCCGCTGCCCGGCTGGCCAAGGGCCATCCCCGGCCAGTTCGCGTTCGCCTCGCCCGCGCTGGCGAACATGGACAACGACCCCGAGCCGGAGGTAATCATCAATACCACCGAGGTGAAGGACGGCCTGCAGACCCCGCCGGACGGCTGGGTACACGTGTTCAACGGCGACGGCACCGAGCTGGCCGGCTGGCCGAAGAAGCCGCTGATCCCCGCCGGCGCCAGCGGCACGATCAGCTGGAGCAGCAATGCCTCGCCGGTGGTGGCCGACGTAGACGGCGACGGCAGCGTCGAGGTGTTCCTCCCCTGCAACTACGACATTGTCGGCTGGAATAAGACCGGCACACAGCTGACGCGCACCACCATCCCGCCGCAGGCCGGCCAGTGGGCGCTCAACACCGAGTTCACGGTCAACGGCGCGCCGGCGATCGGCGACATCGACGGCGACGGCAAGCTCGAGCTGGTGGCTGCCGGCGTACGCAGCAACCAGAGCACCGGCGGGCTGTATGCCTGGGACTTCGACGGCGGCGCGACGGCGGCGGCCCTGCCCTGGCCGAGCTTCCGGCGCAGCGCCAACAACAATGCGCTGCTGATCGCCCCCGGCCTGCGCGCGGCCGACTCGGACGTGACGCTGCTGCTCGAGCCGAACCAGAGCCGCACAATTACGCTCGCGCTGTCCGACCTGGCCGGTGGTGCGATCGGCTGGAGCGCCGGCGACAACCAGGCCTGGCTGACGCCAAGCCCCGGCAACGGCAGCACGCCCGGCACGATCACAATCACCGTCAGCTCGGCCGGCAAGGCGGTTGGCAGCTACGACGGCACGGTGACGCTCAGCTCGTCGGTCAATAATCTCTCAATCAGCGTGCATATGGTGGTGGTGGCACAGCTAAGCGAAGTGTTCGTGCCGCTGTCGCAACGGTAG